Sequence from the Verrucomicrobiota bacterium genome:
TTTCATGCGGCTTGCAGCGCCGTCTTGTGAGCGTATTCCAAAACTGCGACGGCTTGTTCGCGCGTCACGTCGGGAAAACAATCCAAGTATTCATCAAGGCTAAGGCCGCTTTCCAGATTGTTAAACAGGCTATCCACCGGCACGCGCGTGCCTTTGAAGCAGGGTGTGCCACTCAACCGTTCCGGGTCAACCCAGATGGGAACCTCCGGTGGAAAATTGTATGTCGGCGCTGATTTCATCCGGCTTCAATCTATCAGATGCACCGATCGCCGATGGTGTTGGCCACCGACTGAATCGCTCCATCGTTCGGCGCCCTTCGCATTCAGTGCTTCAACAACCACACTTCGCTGACGCGCGATTGCTGGCGCCAGTTGAGATGCGCTTCATCCGGCAGCGGGTCGAAAGTCAAAAACCATTTTGCCGCATTTCGATTGGTCCGGCTTGCGTAACCTGACCAATCGAACAGCTCCAAAAAAATTGTGTTGGATTTCGTCCCCGGCGGCATAATGGGAGTTGAAGCCATGAATGCGGTCGAAACCGAACGACTCATCGGTCTAGTCTTGAGCGGCGAACTGGACGCCTTCGCGGGACTCGTCCAAGCGTATCAGCAGGACGTCTGGCGGGTAGTCGCGGCCATGCTGCTCGACACGCAGAAGACCGAGGACCTGGTTCAGCAGACCTTCGTCAACGCCTATCGTCACCTCGACCGCTTCGAGCCGGGCCGCGATTTTGCCCGCTGGCTCAAAGAGATCGCCCGCAATCTTGTGCGCCACGAACTTCGTACGCGATGGCGGGAAGATCGACGCCTCGAACTCTACCGCCGCCACCTCCTCTCGGTTTGCGACGACCCGTCTGCCGCCGATACTGAGGATCGGCTTGCCGAAGCACTAGTCGGCTGCGAACAGAAGCTCCCGGCTGACGCCGCGAAACTCGTGAATCTTCGCTACCGTCAAGCGCGGGACTTCGGCCAGATTGCCGCCCAAATCGGCCGCACGGTTGAAGCCACCCGTCAGCAACTCGCGCGCATTCGCCTCGCGCTGCGCGACTGCATCCAGAAACAACTCGCCCAACCATGACGCGCCTCGAAGAACTCACTATCAAGCTGGCCGATGACGTCCTGACCGATGTCGAGGCCAGCGAATTGGAAGTGTTGCTGGCCACGCAGAGTGAGGCGGCCGCTCCGCACACGAGGCTGCTTGAAATCGAAGTCGCTCTGCGTGGCCAGCGTGAGACGCTGGATCTCGCCGGGCCAACGCTGACCCGATTACGCTCGGAGCTTGGCGCGTCCGTCGAACGCGGTGTGATGCAACAACTCGAAACCGCGCCGCTGCCGCCTTGGACGCGTACCCGCACGATTACGCCATCAATGAGTCATGCCGGCAAACTGAGGTGGTTTGCGGAAATTTTCCCGTGGCGTTGGCCGCTGCCCAAGCTTGCCCGACCGACAATGCTGGCTTTCGCCGCGAGTGTGATACTGCTGCTCAGTCTGGGCGTCTGGCTCTTCGGTCCGACGATGGGCCAACCGGTAATTGCCGAGGTGAAAGGCATGGATGCTTCCATTGAGCGCGGGACGGAGTTTATTCCCACCGCTAAAGGGATGAGTCTCCGATCCGGCGACGTTGTGCGTTTGGGAACCAACGCTTCAGCAACCATCACCTTCGGCGTGGAACGGACGCGGTTTGAATTAACTGCGGGTACGGAGTTAAAACTGATTTCGCTCGCGCACGGTAAGCGTTACCTTCTGGCTTCGGGTAAGATCAGAGCCTCCGTCGCCCGTCAACGCCCATTCCACCCGATGATCTTCACGACGCCACAGGCCGAGGCGCGCGTCCTGGGAACAAAATTTTCTTTGCTGACGACGGCCAATGCCACGCGTCTCGAAGTCTCAGAGGGCAAAGTGCAGTTCACGCGTTCGAGCGACGGTTCGTCCACCAAGGTCACTGCCGGACAATACGCCGTTGTGGCAGCCAATTACGAACTGCTCGCCCAACCGCTCACCGGCAGCATCCTGCGCGAGTATTGGACCAACGTGCCCGGGGAGTATTTCATGGACTTTCTCACCAAGCACCGGGACTTTCCCGACCACCCCAGTGGCCGCGACTATCTCGACAAATTCGAGACTCCGAGCCACTGGGGCACCAATTACGGCGCGCGCCTGCGCGGCTACCTGCATCCGCCGACGACTGGCGAATACACCTTTTGGATCGCCGCTGGTGACGGCGGCCAGTTCTTCCTCAGCCCGGACGATGACCTGCAAAAGCGGCAGCAAATTGCCTACGCAAACGCCACCGCGCTCCATGAATGGACGAGGATTCCGGGACAGCAAACTTCACCGATTACGCTCATCGCCGGCCGGAAATACTATGTCGAAGTAATGCAAAAACAGGGCACGAATCGAGAGGACCACCTCGCTGTGGCCTGGCAAGGACCGGGCCGCGCACGCCAAGTCATCCCCGGCGAGTTCCTCTCGCCGTTCATACCGAAACCGAAAGGTCAAAAATGAAGACCAGATTCAAATCCGAAATCCGAAATCCGAAATCCGAAATGGCTCGCGCCTTCACCCTCATCGAGCTTCTCGTCGTCGTCGCCATCATCGCGATCCTGGCTGCCTTGCTGCTGCCAACGCTGGCCAAATCCAAAGCCCAGGCCCAATCGCTCTCCTGCCTCAACAACCTCAAGCAACTTCAGACCGCCTGGATCATGTACGTCCACGACAACAACGACAACCTGCCGCTGAACATCTCGCGCAAGGTCCAGTTCGGCCAGGTTAACGTGGCGCTCGACCAGCGCGTGCCTTGGGTCCTCGGCAACGCCTACCTCGACACCAACACGGCGAACCTCGAAGCCGGGTCATTGTTTCGACACATCGGCTCCGCCGGCGTCTATCATTGTCCGGCTGACAAGTCCGCGGTGCACAAGCAGTCCGGGCTGCCGCGCACCCGCAGTTACTCGATGCAACTCTGGTTGAACTGCGACCTCGTGGATGGGACTAATGCGGATGACGTAAACCGCACCCCGTTCAATAAGCGGAAAATCACACAAATTGTAGATGCCCCACCGACCAAGGCTTGGGTGTTCATTGACGAACACGAGATGACCATTGATGACGGCGTTTTCATCATCGGCAATCCGTCCTATGCATCGAATCCGGACTTATTCTGGCGCTCCTATCCGGCCTACCGGCACAACAACGGCGCCAACCTGTCCTTTGCGGATGGCCACGTTGAGCATTACCGCTGGCGCTTCCATCGCACCCTCACCCGCTACGGTGACACCGGTGGGGTGGACATCACTGACCCCGAGGATGCAAAGGACGTGAGGCGGCTTCAGCAGGGCATCCCCCACACGCCGTGAACGTGACAGGAGCGCAGCAACAGAAAGGAACAGTAAAATGAAAAGACGATCAGACATCATCTCAAAACATTCGGTCTCGCTGGTGGCCGGCCTTGTTGGCCTCTTCACCGCTGTGAATCTCGCTGTGGCTCAAAACTGGACGCCGACCGCAGCGCCTTCCCGGTCCGCCTATACCTTGCCCTGGACTTCCGTCGCCTGTTCGGCCGACGGGATGATGCTGGTAGCCGCCGGCTACGACTGCTTAGGGTGTGACCCCCAATCAGCGGGCGAGCTCGTTCTGGAGCCCGTTTTTATATCAGCCGACTCAGGTCTGACTTGGACGGCGACCGGCTCGCCGAGTAACTATTGGTCATGCGTTGCTTGTTCCGCCGATGGAAGCCGAATCGTAGCGGCCACCGGGCAACCGTCCATCGCCTGGCCTAACGCTCCCGGTCCCGGCCCGATTTATCTCTCGGTAGATTCGGGAGCGACTTGGACCCAAACAAGTGCGCCTAGCAACTACTGGTCGGCGATCGCCTGTTCGGCGGATGGAACCAAGCTGATTGCGGCATCAGGTTTTGGGGACGGTTGGGTTTACACTTCCACAAATTCGGGCGTCACCTGGAGGCGGATGCCTCTACCCGAGACGTATTGGTCCTCGGTCGCCTGCTCGGCGGATGGAACCAAACTCGTCGCTCTGGATTATGACGTTCCAGGGATTTACACTTCTGCGGATTCAGGCGCGACCTGGCAGGTCGCGGGGCTAGTTGATGCTTGCTCGTCCGTCGCTTCGTCGGCGGATGGCACCAAACTGCTCGCGGCTAGCAGCCTTGATTTCGGCTACGGCGGGCTTTACATCTCGACGAACTGGGGCGCCACTTGGACGCAGACGACCGCGCCGACTACCAATTGGTCGTCCATCGCCTGTTCGGCAGATGGAAGCAAAATCGTGGCGGGGGCTCAACGTTATTATGACGGAGCGGTGTATCACTCCGGTGGAATTTACGCCTCGACTAACTTTGGGGCGACATGGGAACAAACCGCCGGCTTGGGCCCGCTCGCCGTCGCCTCCTCGGCGGATGGAAGCAAGCTCGTGGCGCGTTCTTACAATGGTATTTATACCTCGTCTTATTCGGGACCGTGGAGATTGACGACCCCGCCCGGTCCAGAGTGGAGCTCCGTTGCCGGCTCGGCCGACGGAACAAAACTGATTGCGGCGGCGGGCACGGCTGGGGGCAATCTCGGCCCGATCTACACCTCGACGGATTCTGGGGAAACTTGGATGCGGACCACTGCGCCGAGTAACGCTTGGAGGTCGGTCGCCTGTTCGGCGGATGCAACCAAAATCGTGGCGGTAGCAGGGCGTTGCCTTCCCTTTTCTCCTTTACGCAGCGCTATTTACACCTCGACGAACTTAGGGGTGACCTGGAGCCAGAACACCGCTCCCAGTAATTGTTGGTCGTCCGTCGCTTCTTCATCGGATGGCACTAAACTGGTGGCGGCAGATAGCGACTACGGCTCGATTTACACCTCTACGAACTCGGGGGCGACCTGGATGTCGAACAGTGTGCCGATGAACTACGATGACTATTTGTCGTCCGTAGCCTCTTCCGCAGATGGAAGCAAATTGGCGGCGGCCGGTTATGGCTTGATTTACACCTCTACGAACTCGGGGGCGACCTGGATGTCGAACAGCGTGCCGACGTACAATTGGTCGTCCGTCGCCTGCTCGGCGGATGGGAGCAAATTGGTAGTAGCGGGCGCCTTTTACTACGCCAGGCCGATCTACACCTCAGGCGATTCAGGTGCGACCTGGACGCAGACAACTGCTCCGAGGAACAATTGGTCGCACGTCGCTTCCTCGGCGGATGGGACGCAACTGGTCGCGGCCGGCTCGTCCGGTGGGATTTACATTTCGACAAACTCGGGGGCGACCTGGATACAGGCCGGTGCGCCCGGTGAAAACTGGTCTTCCGTCGCCTGCTCG
This genomic interval carries:
- a CDS encoding DUF433 domain-containing protein — translated: MKSAPTYNFPPEVPIWVDPERLSGTPCFKGTRVPVDSLFNNLESGLSLDEYLDCFPDVTREQAVAVLEYAHKTALQAA
- a CDS encoding sigma-70 family RNA polymerase sigma factor, encoding MNAVETERLIGLVLSGELDAFAGLVQAYQQDVWRVVAAMLLDTQKTEDLVQQTFVNAYRHLDRFEPGRDFARWLKEIARNLVRHELRTRWREDRRLELYRRHLLSVCDDPSAADTEDRLAEALVGCEQKLPADAAKLVNLRYRQARDFGQIAAQIGRTVEATRQQLARIRLALRDCIQKQLAQP
- a CDS encoding FecR domain-containing protein is translated as MTRLEELTIKLADDVLTDVEASELEVLLATQSEAAAPHTRLLEIEVALRGQRETLDLAGPTLTRLRSELGASVERGVMQQLETAPLPPWTRTRTITPSMSHAGKLRWFAEIFPWRWPLPKLARPTMLAFAASVILLLSLGVWLFGPTMGQPVIAEVKGMDASIERGTEFIPTAKGMSLRSGDVVRLGTNASATITFGVERTRFELTAGTELKLISLAHGKRYLLASGKIRASVARQRPFHPMIFTTPQAEARVLGTKFSLLTTANATRLEVSEGKVQFTRSSDGSSTKVTAGQYAVVAANYELLAQPLTGSILREYWTNVPGEYFMDFLTKHRDFPDHPSGRDYLDKFETPSHWGTNYGARLRGYLHPPTTGEYTFWIAAGDGGQFFLSPDDDLQKRQQIAYANATALHEWTRIPGQQTSPITLIAGRKYYVEVMQKQGTNREDHLAVAWQGPGRARQVIPGEFLSPFIPKPKGQK
- a CDS encoding prepilin-type N-terminal cleavage/methylation domain-containing protein → MKTRFKSEIRNPKSEMARAFTLIELLVVVAIIAILAALLLPTLAKSKAQAQSLSCLNNLKQLQTAWIMYVHDNNDNLPLNISRKVQFGQVNVALDQRVPWVLGNAYLDTNTANLEAGSLFRHIGSAGVYHCPADKSAVHKQSGLPRTRSYSMQLWLNCDLVDGTNADDVNRTPFNKRKITQIVDAPPTKAWVFIDEHEMTIDDGVFIIGNPSYASNPDLFWRSYPAYRHNNGANLSFADGHVEHYRWRFHRTLTRYGDTGGVDITDPEDAKDVRRLQQGIPHTP